Proteins from a genomic interval of Haemorhous mexicanus isolate bHaeMex1 chromosome Z, bHaeMex1.pri, whole genome shotgun sequence:
- the ZFAND5 gene encoding AN1-type zinc finger protein 5: protein MTQETNQTPGPMLCSTGCGFYGNPRTNGMCSVCYKEHLQRQQNSGRISPMGTTSGSNSPTSDSASVQRADTSLNNCEGAAGSTSEKTRNVPVAALPVTQQMTEMSISREEELTPKTDTEPVVTQPSPSVSQPGTSESEERAAELPKPKKNRCFMCRKKVGLTGFDCRCGNLFCGLHRYSDKHNCPYDYKAEAAAKIRKENPVVVAEKIQRI from the exons ATGACTCAGGAGACAAACCAGACCCCAGGGCCTATGCTGTGTAGTACAGGATGTGGATTTTATGGAAATCCTAGGACAAATGGGATGTGTTCAGTTTGCTACAAAGAACATCTTCAGCGACAGCAGAATAGTGGTAGAATCAGCCCGATGG GAACAACCAGTGGTTCAAACAGTCCTACCTCAGACTCTGCATCTGTACAGAGAGCAGACACAAGCTTAAACAACTGtgaaggtgctgctggcagcacatcTGAAAAAACAAG AAACGTGCCTGTTGCCGCTTTGCCTGTAACACAGCAAATGACAGAAATGAGCATTTCAAGAGAGGAAGAATTAACACCGAAAACAGACACTGAGCCAG TTGTTACTCAACCAAGCCCATCAGTTTCTCAGCCTGGTACTTCAGAGAGTGAGGAGAGAGCTGCTGAACTGCCGAAACCAAAGAAGAACAGATGTTTCATGTGCAGGAAGAAGGTTGGCCTTACAG GATTTGACTGCCGATGTGGAAACCTATTTTGTGGACTTCACCGTTATTCTGACAAGCATAACTGCCCATATGATTAcaaagcagaagctgcagcaaaaatcagaaaagagaaTCCAGTTGTGGTGGCTGAAAAAATTCAGAGAATATAA